In Fluviicola taffensis DSM 16823, the following are encoded in one genomic region:
- a CDS encoding sensor histidine kinase — translation MFLRTSTRVQILFIAWTVIACLVLFFLLLINHFPIDIAWKDTLLSGLIISIISQILYFIQTYYHAKKPVNFFNFGLILVLTAIYQLLINSSFKIILGDERWTQYIFPFEGARAIIVFFILIAVSLYWWIQKNQQIQSQVHQQLIEQERALTKAELDNIHQQIQPHFLFNSLNSIAALTEINPQEANRMILLLSDFLRGTLRKDIQTLIPVSEEIDQIKRYLEIEKIRFGHRLKTDFQIDEACLETLVPPLLLQPVIENAIKFGLYGSTGEVTIYISVSCVNQNLLIEVRNPFDSDFIQEKTGKGFGLTSIKRRLTLLFNQNDLLITEKKDNLFITKIRIPI, via the coding sequence ATGTTTTTAAGAACGAGTACAAGAGTGCAAATCCTATTCATTGCCTGGACAGTAATTGCATGTCTTGTACTTTTCTTTTTATTACTCATCAACCATTTTCCGATTGATATTGCTTGGAAAGATACCTTACTTTCAGGTTTAATCATTTCAATTATCTCACAAATTCTCTATTTCATTCAAACCTATTATCACGCAAAAAAACCTGTCAATTTTTTCAATTTTGGGTTAATATTAGTTTTAACTGCAATCTATCAACTCCTAATCAATAGTTCATTCAAAATCATATTAGGAGATGAACGTTGGACTCAATATATTTTTCCTTTTGAGGGGGCTCGAGCAATCATTGTCTTCTTTATTTTGATTGCAGTAAGTTTGTATTGGTGGATTCAAAAAAATCAACAAATTCAATCTCAGGTTCATCAGCAATTAATTGAGCAAGAACGCGCACTCACCAAAGCTGAACTAGACAATATACATCAGCAAATTCAGCCCCATTTTTTATTCAACAGTTTAAATTCCATAGCAGCTCTAACCGAAATTAATCCACAAGAAGCGAATCGGATGATTCTTTTACTGAGCGACTTTTTAAGAGGAACTTTGCGAAAAGACATTCAAACATTGATTCCTGTTTCAGAAGAAATCGATCAGATAAAACGCTATTTAGAAATTGAAAAAATTCGCTTCGGTCATCGTTTGAAAACAGATTTTCAGATCGATGAAGCTTGCTTAGAAACACTTGTACCTCCTCTTTTATTGCAACCAGTTATTGAAAACGCTATCAAATTTGGTCTTTATGGCTCAACTGGAGAAGTAACGATTTATATAAGTGTTAGCTGTGTGAATCAAAACTTGCTCATTGAAGTCCGAAATCCATTCGATTCAGATTTCATTCAAGAAAAAACCGGAAAAGGATTTGGCTTAACAAGTATTAAAAGACGCCTGACACTTCTCTTCAATCAAAACGACCTTTTGATTACCGAAAAAAAAGACAATCTATTCATTACTAAAATTAGAATTCCGATATGA
- a CDS encoding LytR/AlgR family response regulator transcription factor has translation MIKAFIVDDEQLAREIVKKRLLKYDDIVLVGEANDGFEALKLIPELKPDLLFLDIQMPKINGFELLELLSETPAVIFTTAFDEYALKAFEVNALDYLLKPFSEERFDAAIAKKKQASTNENLKNETPLQIIHEQNRIVVKDGSEIKIIPIQDVDYIEAYDDYVKIYQGKKYILKKQTMNHFEQVLPRNQFVRIHRSYILNVNQLTKIESYEKNSYVAILKSGTSIPISRSSYSDLKVQLGL, from the coding sequence ATGATTAAGGCATTTATAGTAGACGATGAACAATTAGCCCGCGAAATCGTCAAAAAGCGTTTACTGAAATACGATGACATTGTTTTAGTTGGAGAAGCCAACGATGGATTTGAAGCATTGAAATTAATTCCAGAGTTAAAGCCCGACTTGTTATTTTTGGATATTCAAATGCCCAAAATCAATGGCTTCGAATTATTAGAACTTTTATCAGAAACTCCAGCAGTGATTTTCACCACTGCTTTTGATGAATATGCGCTGAAAGCTTTTGAAGTAAATGCATTAGATTATCTGTTGAAACCATTTTCTGAAGAACGATTTGACGCCGCAATTGCCAAAAAGAAACAAGCTTCCACGAATGAAAATTTAAAAAATGAAACACCACTTCAAATCATTCATGAGCAAAATAGAATTGTGGTAAAAGATGGATCGGAAATTAAAATTATTCCAATCCAAGATGTAGATTACATTGAGGCATACGATGATTATGTAAAAATCTATCAAGGAAAAAAATACATCTTGAAGAAACAGACAATGAATCATTTTGAACAGGTTCTTCCTAGAAATCAATTTGTACGGATTCACAGATCCTACATCCTGAACGTAAATCAATTAACTAAAATTGAGTCTTACGAAAAAAACAGCTATGTAGCCATTTTAAAAAGCGGAACAAGCATTCCCATTTCGCGTTCTTCATACAGTGATTTGAAGGTTCAGCTAGGGCTTTAA
- a CDS encoding gliding motility-associated C-terminal domain-containing protein, which yields MKKLLFLSPFIILPHFKLSAQCDINASATSTTITCGQSVNLSAFGSSTGQMVLNETFNTGGFGAGWGATPGSTNFSNPCSPAGVNGTPHAWMDDNTSVPRTLTSAPYNLTAATAGVSICFDLLFAEQGDASPCEGPDEPDEGVFLQYSTNGGATWIDIHYFDPNGGNDPQLTNWNNWCFELPPGAITGNTLIRWHQTADSGADYDHWGIDNVQIFQNDINAEVEWLHDGYSYGIGNPGGVNPNAVTPTTTTTYTAQITTGTGQVCTTTITINVIPPIYDVNVSANPTTVCTGDCSTISGTGQIILDPGGIETYENNETGLITGTPGIPGLPPFIPATPGSIDASMNINITGLNNPTVQAGQIQSICINSLSVTPGFGCTGTSLANVRVVLECPGGTEITLVNTGQLSGTTITDMCFSSGGATIGSGSSPYTGSFAPFQAINGLNGCTSNGVWTMKIIGQNAQTCIPLGGIGGWNITFDDPPVYQPVTASWSPTTGLSSTNTVNTTACPTNTTNYVLTLSNGTPGCPTHTENVNIIVDPCGGCIPPVVNVNSLNTCAPGTVNLTAAIAAGSAPATLTYHATQTDAQNDISPISTIVGTSGTYWVRYEDPNDPTCFGTAQIVVTINPAENPAFTLTNFCPGGTNQATGIATPGGTFSFNPAPIDGATINASTGSISNATTGTTYTVQYTTSGACPGSTTHTVTATSFSYTATITDETCGNTNGEINITPNGGSPLFTYSLNGGTTQASGSFTGLSAGAYSVLIVDNAGCQSTGTENVGSIGGPTIDNLSTVNPTCGGGCNGSITATVSGGNPPYTYAWFDASNNPVGTNSATISNLCGGTYSLEVTDANGTSNQLFFEDFESGAATWTLNVPTGTEGADPNFFVASDDEGGVAPGGCGVAGNGDATLHITSVFFPAGGAAYDAGGGCGFLFCPETNRQAESPVINTVGQSNLTLKFNFIAQGDIPNDQATVWYNAGAGWVQLGGALFSGTGACAPQGIWTAYSNPLPAACENIANLRVAIRWQNNDDGNGTDPSVAINNLEVITASAASCPAIDFATLTAPGGGGDPSFAVTNFCEGSANSATGVVTAGGTFAFNPIPTDGATINAATGAITNGVGGTTYTVQYTTPGACSSSQTNTVTVNNLPIPVISGNLTYCAGGQTTLSAGGPYASYSWSTGPITQTINTTAQNGITVTVIDNNGCQGTSPSVNVTAVAQIVTNSNVAICQGQTTTIHGNQQTTAGVYTQTFPSTGGCDSISNVTLVVNPSPNPVITGNLWYCEGSQVTLDAGGPYASYSWSTGGNQQTIQTTTNAAITVTVTDANGCSGTSSPVSLVAPPIAIIDANPSTGTAPLVVTLTNGSQNANAYYWNFGNGSDLNTANTNSQTQTYDSIGQYTVMLVATSQNGCSDTAYVTIVVIEPAQPMIIEFPNIFTPNGDKNNDFFEFKSSNVATLEVIVTNRWGNLMFKSTDIHFKWDGTLPGGDASEGVYFYQYKVTGVLGEKLEGQKFVHLIK from the coding sequence ATGAAAAAACTACTTTTCCTTAGTCCATTCATTATTTTACCTCATTTCAAGTTAAGCGCTCAGTGCGACATTAATGCCTCTGCCACTTCCACAACAATTACTTGTGGTCAAAGTGTAAATCTATCCGCATTTGGATCTTCCACTGGACAAATGGTTTTGAACGAAACATTTAACACGGGTGGTTTTGGTGCAGGATGGGGAGCAACTCCCGGTTCTACCAATTTCTCGAATCCTTGCTCTCCTGCAGGAGTAAACGGAACACCACACGCTTGGATGGATGATAACACAAGTGTTCCTAGAACCTTAACTTCTGCACCATACAATCTCACAGCAGCAACTGCTGGTGTATCCATTTGTTTTGATTTATTGTTTGCGGAACAAGGTGATGCATCTCCCTGTGAAGGTCCTGATGAACCAGACGAAGGTGTTTTCTTGCAATACAGCACCAACGGTGGAGCAACGTGGATTGATATTCATTACTTCGATCCGAATGGTGGAAACGACCCACAGTTAACCAATTGGAACAACTGGTGTTTTGAACTTCCTCCAGGAGCAATTACTGGGAACACCTTAATTCGTTGGCATCAAACTGCTGATTCGGGAGCAGATTATGACCACTGGGGAATTGACAACGTACAAATCTTCCAAAATGATATCAATGCGGAAGTTGAATGGCTTCATGATGGATATTCATACGGTATTGGGAATCCAGGAGGTGTCAATCCAAATGCCGTTACTCCTACAACGACAACGACTTATACAGCTCAAATCACAACTGGAACTGGTCAGGTTTGTACAACTACCATCACCATAAATGTGATACCTCCCATATACGACGTAAACGTTTCTGCAAATCCAACTACTGTTTGCACGGGGGATTGTTCAACTATTTCTGGAACGGGACAAATAATCTTGGATCCAGGAGGAATTGAAACCTATGAAAACAATGAAACAGGATTAATTACAGGTACTCCAGGAATTCCTGGTTTACCTCCTTTCATTCCAGCGACACCAGGAAGCATTGATGCGTCTATGAACATCAATATTACGGGACTCAATAATCCAACTGTTCAAGCAGGACAAATTCAAAGTATTTGCATCAATAGTCTTTCTGTAACGCCCGGATTTGGTTGTACAGGAACAAGCTTAGCAAATGTCAGAGTTGTATTAGAATGTCCAGGAGGAACTGAAATCACGCTTGTAAATACAGGGCAACTCAGTGGAACAACGATTACCGATATGTGCTTTTCATCAGGTGGTGCAACCATTGGTTCTGGAAGCTCACCTTATACGGGATCATTTGCCCCATTCCAAGCTATTAATGGTTTAAATGGCTGTACTTCAAATGGGGTATGGACTATGAAAATCATTGGACAAAATGCTCAAACCTGTATCCCACTTGGAGGTATTGGCGGATGGAACATTACATTTGATGATCCACCTGTTTATCAACCTGTAACCGCTTCTTGGTCTCCAACAACTGGACTTTCTTCTACGAATACGGTTAACACAACTGCTTGTCCAACGAATACTACGAACTATGTTCTTACACTAAGCAACGGAACTCCGGGTTGTCCAACTCATACTGAAAATGTAAACATCATTGTGGATCCGTGTGGAGGATGCATTCCTCCAGTAGTTAATGTGAACTCATTAAACACATGTGCTCCAGGAACAGTCAACTTAACTGCTGCAATTGCTGCTGGATCTGCTCCTGCAACATTGACTTACCATGCAACACAAACAGATGCTCAAAATGATATAAGTCCAATTTCAACAATAGTTGGCACAAGCGGAACCTATTGGGTAAGATATGAAGATCCAAATGACCCAACTTGTTTTGGGACAGCACAAATAGTAGTAACAATCAATCCCGCTGAGAACCCCGCATTTACTCTAACTAATTTCTGTCCAGGAGGAACCAATCAAGCTACAGGAATTGCTACTCCAGGAGGAACATTCAGTTTCAATCCTGCACCTATTGATGGAGCAACAATCAATGCTTCAACAGGTTCAATTTCAAATGCAACAACTGGAACAACTTATACCGTTCAGTACACAACAAGCGGAGCTTGTCCAGGCTCAACTACACATACGGTTACAGCAACAAGCTTTTCTTACACAGCTACAATTACAGATGAAACATGTGGAAATACAAATGGAGAAATTAACATTACGCCCAATGGGGGATCACCTTTATTTACTTATAGTTTAAATGGAGGAACAACGCAAGCTTCAGGATCATTCACTGGATTAAGTGCGGGAGCTTATTCTGTATTAATCGTTGACAATGCAGGTTGTCAAAGTACAGGCACAGAAAATGTCGGAAGTATTGGAGGGCCAACTATTGATAACCTTTCAACTGTAAACCCTACTTGTGGAGGTGGTTGCAATGGATCAATTACGGCAACAGTATCTGGAGGAAATCCTCCTTACACATATGCTTGGTTTGATGCTTCTAATAATCCAGTTGGAACAAATTCAGCTACCATTTCAAATCTTTGTGGTGGAACTTATTCCCTTGAGGTTACAGATGCAAATGGTACAAGTAATCAACTATTTTTTGAAGATTTTGAAAGTGGTGCAGCTACTTGGACTTTAAACGTTCCAACTGGTACTGAAGGCGCAGATCCAAATTTCTTTGTAGCAAGTGATGATGAAGGAGGTGTTGCACCAGGAGGTTGTGGTGTTGCTGGAAATGGCGATGCAACTCTTCACATTACGAGTGTATTCTTCCCCGCTGGAGGCGCCGCTTATGATGCTGGTGGAGGTTGTGGATTTCTCTTCTGTCCTGAAACGAATCGACAAGCAGAAAGTCCTGTGATCAATACAGTTGGACAATCAAACTTGACATTAAAATTCAATTTCATTGCGCAAGGAGATATTCCAAACGACCAAGCAACAGTTTGGTATAACGCAGGTGCTGGTTGGGTGCAACTTGGAGGAGCTTTATTCTCTGGAACAGGAGCTTGTGCTCCTCAAGGAATTTGGACAGCATATTCCAATCCACTTCCAGCAGCTTGCGAGAATATCGCGAATTTGCGTGTGGCAATTCGTTGGCAAAACAATGATGATGGAAATGGAACAGATCCTTCCGTTGCAATTAATAACCTCGAAGTAATTACAGCAAGTGCAGCAAGTTGCCCAGCAATTGATTTTGCAACGCTAACTGCTCCTGGAGGAGGTGGCGACCCATCATTCGCAGTAACTAATTTCTGCGAAGGTTCTGCAAATAGCGCTACTGGTGTTGTAACTGCAGGTGGTACATTTGCTTTTAATCCGATTCCAACCGATGGAGCAACAATTAATGCGGCAACAGGTGCAATTACAAATGGTGTTGGAGGAACAACTTATACCGTTCAGTACACAACACCTGGAGCGTGTTCAAGCTCGCAAACTAACACTGTAACTGTCAATAATTTGCCAATACCAGTAATCTCTGGTAATTTAACCTATTGTGCTGGTGGACAAACCACTTTAAGTGCTGGTGGTCCTTATGCTTCTTACTCTTGGAGTACTGGTCCAATAACTCAAACAATTAATACTACTGCTCAAAATGGCATCACTGTTACAGTTATCGACAATAACGGTTGTCAAGGAACGAGTCCTTCTGTGAATGTTACAGCAGTTGCCCAAATCGTAACGAATTCAAATGTTGCTATTTGTCAAGGTCAAACAACAACAATACATGGAAATCAACAAACAACAGCAGGAGTTTATACTCAAACATTCCCATCAACAGGGGGGTGCGACAGTATTTCCAATGTAACACTAGTTGTTAATCCGAGCCCGAATCCAGTAATTACTGGGAACCTGTGGTATTGTGAAGGAAGTCAGGTTACTTTGGATGCTGGCGGGCCATATGCAAGTTATTCTTGGAGCACAGGAGGTAATCAGCAAACGATACAAACAACTACGAACGCTGCAATAACAGTAACAGTAACTGATGCGAACGGTTGTTCAGGAACAAGCTCTCCTGTTAGTTTGGTGGCTCCTCCAATAGCAATTATTGATGCAAATCCTTCCACTGGAACAGCTCCATTAGTCGTAACGTTAACCAATGGAAGTCAGAATGCAAATGCATATTATTGGAACTTTGGAAATGGCTCAGATTTGAATACAGCTAATACCAATAGTCAAACTCAAACCTATGACAGTATTGGACAATACACCGTAATGTTAGTGGCTACTTCTCAAAATGGTTGCTCGGATACTGCTTATGTAACAATTGTTGTTATTGAGCCCGCTCAACCCATGATTATTGAATTTCCAAACATTTTCACTCCCAATGGGGATAAAAACAATGATTTCTTTGAATTTAAAAGTTCAAATGTTGCAACTCTAGAAGTTATTGTTACAAATCGTTGGGGGAATTTAATGTTCAAATCAACAGATATTCATTTCAAATGGGACGGTACACTTCCTGGCGGAGACGCCTCTGAAGGAGTTTACTTTTACCAATATAAAGTAACTGGAGTCTTAGGAGAAAAGCTAGAAGGACAAAAATTTGTGCATCTGATCAAATAA
- a CDS encoding adenylyltransferase/cytidyltransferase family protein has protein sequence MEIFEKIKNKISSLDEMSTRIQEWKKGGEKVVFTNGCFDILHEGHVTYLAKAANFGTKMILAINTDASVKRQGKGEERPINPESSRALILAALAFVDGVVFFDEDTPASVIELLKPSVLVKGADYDANETDPFSKKYIVGRESVLANGGEVKTVPLVEGFSTTNIVKKLKLNS, from the coding sequence ATGGAGATATTCGAGAAAATCAAGAATAAAATCAGTTCATTGGATGAAATGTCTACCCGGATTCAGGAATGGAAAAAAGGTGGCGAAAAGGTGGTTTTTACCAATGGTTGTTTTGATATTTTGCATGAAGGACATGTGACTTATCTCGCAAAAGCAGCGAATTTTGGCACGAAAATGATTCTTGCAATTAACACAGATGCTTCGGTAAAGAGACAAGGTAAAGGCGAAGAACGACCGATTAATCCAGAATCTTCGCGTGCTTTGATTTTAGCAGCATTGGCTTTTGTAGACGGAGTAGTGTTTTTTGATGAAGATACTCCAGCTTCGGTCATTGAATTATTGAAACCGAGTGTTTTGGTAAAAGGCGCAGATTACGATGCTAATGAAACTGATCCTTTCAGCAAAAAATACATTGTTGGCAGAGAATCAGTTTTAGCCAATGGGGGAGAGGTGAAAACAGTTCCGCTTGTCGAAGGGTTTAGCACTACAAATATTGTGAAGAAGTTAAAATTGAATTCATAA
- a CDS encoding lysylphosphatidylglycerol synthase transmembrane domain-containing protein: MKKVAGVLLKTVFPLVLGVYLIWFLFQSMDEEVKQYFYKALREANYFWVFLSLLLSFFALLSRAYRWKYLLEPMGYKTSFWNRYHAVVIGYIVNLTIPRAGEATRSGMLYRSDGVPFSKSFGTILAERVFDLIMLLIIAISASFIGAGDFWKIKELIEASFSSSPESSSIIQLIKWIVIGLFLLGFAIVFLVKKIRLKIIGFIKGLISGVLSVFKTKKPFSFLGHTLLIWILYIVYFGVCFLALPETSTMNSTGILLAFIAGSLGISLTNGGIGVFPLVVGLVVEYYLKDQYGSQAQGIGYALGMIIWSSQTLMIILLGLLSFYLLPKNYSKDGDIRENQE, from the coding sequence ATGAAAAAAGTTGCAGGTGTACTTCTAAAAACAGTTTTTCCGCTGGTCTTAGGCGTTTATCTGATTTGGTTCCTTTTTCAATCCATGGATGAAGAGGTTAAACAATACTTTTACAAAGCTCTTCGCGAAGCAAATTACTTTTGGGTTTTCTTGTCTCTTTTATTGAGTTTTTTCGCATTGCTTTCACGTGCTTATCGCTGGAAATATTTGTTAGAACCAATGGGGTATAAAACTTCCTTTTGGAACAGATATCATGCAGTTGTAATTGGGTATATTGTGAATTTGACAATTCCTAGAGCAGGCGAAGCAACTCGAAGTGGCATGCTTTACCGATCAGACGGAGTGCCTTTTTCTAAATCTTTCGGAACAATCTTGGCAGAACGTGTGTTTGATTTAATCATGTTATTGATTATAGCAATTTCAGCCTCGTTTATCGGAGCAGGTGATTTTTGGAAAATCAAAGAATTGATCGAAGCGAGTTTTTCTTCAAGTCCTGAATCCTCATCCATAATACAACTCATAAAATGGATTGTTATAGGTCTGTTTTTACTTGGATTTGCAATTGTATTCTTGGTTAAAAAGATTCGACTGAAAATTATTGGATTCATAAAAGGATTGATTTCTGGAGTTTTATCGGTGTTTAAAACAAAAAAACCTTTCTCTTTTTTAGGGCATACCTTATTGATTTGGATTTTATATATCGTTTATTTTGGAGTTTGTTTTTTGGCGTTGCCAGAAACCTCTACGATGAATTCAACGGGTATATTGCTCGCTTTTATCGCTGGTTCACTTGGGATATCACTTACGAATGGAGGAATTGGTGTTTTTCCATTGGTTGTTGGATTGGTTGTTGAATATTATTTGAAAGACCAATATGGAAGTCAAGCGCAAGGAATTGGTTATGCCTTAGGAATGATTATTTGGAGCTCTCAGACTTTAATGATTATTCTATTGGGGCTTTTATCATTCTATTTACTGCCCAAAAACTATTCAAAAGATGGAGATATTCGAGAAAATCAAGAATAA
- the panD gene encoding aspartate 1-decarboxylase, whose protein sequence is MLIQVVKSKIHRVRVTQAELNYVGSITIDEALMEASDLVEGERVQVVNINNGERLETYVIKGDRGTGTICLNGPAARKVAVGDMIIVIGYGYMTPDEARSFKPSLVFPNELTNLIV, encoded by the coding sequence ATGTTGATACAAGTAGTCAAATCAAAAATTCATCGCGTTCGCGTTACTCAAGCAGAATTAAATTATGTTGGAAGTATAACTATTGACGAAGCTTTAATGGAAGCTTCTGATTTGGTTGAAGGAGAACGCGTTCAGGTGGTAAATATCAATAATGGTGAGCGTCTTGAAACCTATGTTATTAAAGGTGATAGAGGAACAGGTACCATTTGCTTGAATGGCCCAGCGGCACGAAAAGTAGCTGTTGGTGATATGATTATTGTTATCGGTTATGGGTACATGACACCAGATGAAGCAAGATCTTTTAAACCATCTTTAGTTTTTCCAAATGAATTGACTAATTTAATAGTCTGA
- the panC gene encoding pantoate--beta-alanine ligase, whose translation MDILNTVEELKQALNSARNEGKSIGFVPTMGALHQGHMDLVSRASVECDIVVASVFVNPTQFNNTSDLELYPRTPEADSELLKKFGCDIAFFPSVAEIYPENSIYPQVDLGSLDQVMEGKFRPGHFNGVVQVVWRLFDIVQPQKAFFGLKDFQQVAVIQRMVEVLDLPVQIVPCETLRTEKGLAMSSRNKRLSEGQKEEALIIYKTLSQAKEDALTLSPAQTLINALSNFETGSLKLEYLNIIHPKTLEDLTTEWVPGATMCIACFCGEVRLIDNLTLL comes from the coding sequence GTGGATATATTGAACACAGTTGAGGAGCTAAAACAAGCTCTGAACTCAGCTCGAAATGAAGGTAAAAGCATTGGTTTTGTGCCAACTATGGGAGCACTTCATCAAGGTCATATGGACTTGGTAAGTCGCGCCAGTGTTGAGTGTGATATCGTGGTGGCGAGTGTGTTTGTGAATCCAACACAGTTCAATAATACATCTGATTTAGAATTGTATCCAAGAACCCCAGAGGCGGATTCTGAATTGTTGAAAAAATTTGGCTGTGACATCGCTTTTTTTCCTTCAGTGGCTGAAATTTATCCTGAAAATTCGATATATCCCCAGGTAGATTTAGGGTCTTTGGACCAAGTGATGGAAGGAAAATTTCGTCCAGGACATTTTAATGGAGTTGTTCAGGTTGTTTGGAGACTTTTTGATATTGTTCAGCCGCAGAAAGCATTTTTTGGATTGAAGGATTTTCAGCAAGTAGCAGTTATTCAAAGAATGGTCGAAGTGTTGGATTTACCTGTTCAAATTGTTCCTTGCGAAACGCTTCGTACGGAAAAAGGACTAGCAATGAGCAGTCGAAATAAACGATTGTCTGAAGGTCAAAAAGAAGAAGCGCTTATTATTTACAAAACACTGTCCCAGGCAAAGGAAGATGCTTTGACTCTTTCTCCTGCACAAACATTGATAAATGCACTTTCCAATTTTGAAACAGGATCATTGAAGTTAGAGTACTTGAATATTATTCATCCTAAAACCTTGGAAGACTTAACGACGGAATGGGTTCCAGGGGCAACTATGTGTATTGCTTGTTTTTGCGGAGAAGTTCGGCTAATTGATAATTTAACGCTTTTGTGA
- a CDS encoding glycogen/starch synthase: MEKKRILFVSQEIYPFLAKTEISHNARKLPQGTQENGKEIRVFTPRFGTINERRHQLHEVIRLSGMNIIIDDKDHPLIIKVASIPAARLQVYFIDNDEFFKRKTNVADDKGADFSDNDERSMFFCRGVLETVKKLGWKPDVIHCHGWMASLMPLYIKKIYNKDPHFADTKVIYSIYDHKEGFESSWDERFHEKLKFDGFDEEVTNLVKNPSIDAITKAAVTFSDGVVQGSEVIQPELQQVFDEASCLKLNYLPEEHLTKGLSEFFDKVIEEGILIQ; this comes from the coding sequence ATGGAAAAGAAAAGAATTCTCTTTGTTTCTCAAGAAATCTATCCATTTCTTGCTAAAACAGAAATTTCTCACAATGCGCGTAAGCTTCCGCAAGGAACGCAAGAGAACGGTAAAGAAATCCGTGTTTTCACCCCTCGCTTTGGCACTATTAACGAACGAAGACATCAACTTCACGAAGTAATTCGCCTTTCAGGAATGAATATCATTATTGACGACAAAGATCACCCGTTGATCATTAAAGTTGCGTCAATTCCAGCTGCTCGCTTGCAAGTTTACTTCATTGATAATGATGAGTTTTTTAAGCGCAAAACAAATGTAGCTGATGATAAAGGAGCTGATTTCTCTGACAATGACGAAAGAAGTATGTTCTTCTGTCGCGGAGTTTTAGAAACTGTCAAAAAATTAGGTTGGAAACCTGACGTGATTCATTGTCATGGGTGGATGGCTTCCTTGATGCCTTTATACATCAAAAAGATCTACAATAAGGATCCTCATTTTGCTGATACTAAAGTTATTTACAGTATCTATGACCACAAAGAAGGTTTTGAATCCTCTTGGGATGAGCGCTTCCACGAAAAGTTGAAATTTGACGGATTTGATGAGGAAGTGACAAATTTAGTTAAAAACCCATCTATCGATGCAATAACTAAAGCTGCAGTAACGTTCTCTGATGGAGTTGTTCAAGGTAGTGAAGTTATTCAACCAGAATTGCAACAAGTTTTTGATGAAGCTTCTTGTTTAAAACTAAATTACTTACCAGAGGAACACTTAACGAAAGGACTTTCAGAGTTCTTTGATAAAGTAATAGAAGAAGGTATTTTGATTCAATGA